From the genome of Malus sylvestris chromosome 6, drMalSylv7.2, whole genome shotgun sequence, one region includes:
- the LOC126626772 gene encoding 29 kDa ribonucleoprotein A, chloroplastic, with protein sequence MAAFEAALSVPFLYSSSFPCYASILNSSPRQSAPLKLHMPNSTPPNSLNFLLSGPRRIPTRKLRFELLCSAVEEITAEEEKAAVEEGHQQNQKRKLYVVNLPWSLTVVDIKNLFGECGTVKDVEIIKQQNGKSRGFAFVTMDSGEEAQAVIDKFHSHEVLGRTIRIEFAKQFKKPSPPPSNPQIGETRYKLYVSNLGWKVRSSHLRDFVSENFKVPVSARVVFSGPSGKSGGYGFLSFTTKEEAEAAISSLQGKELMGRLINLKFSEKNVGDSGSQNVGDSGSQKEEGDSFEGQPEES encoded by the exons ATGGCGGCATTTGAGGCTGCACTCTCTGTCCCCTTCCTCTACTCCTCTTCTTTTCCTTGTTATGCCTCCATACTCAACTCGTCCCCCAGACAATCGGCTCCCCTCAAGCTTCATATGCCCAATTCTACGCCTCCCAATTCCCTCAATTTTCTTCTTTCCGGTCCCCGACGCATCCCCACAAGAAAGCTCCGTTTTGAGCTGCTGTGCTCTGCGGTGGAGGAGATTAcagcagaagaagaaaaagcagCAGTAGAAGAAGGCCATCAGCAAAACCAGAAGAGAAAGCTGTACGTAGTGAATTTGCCATGGTCTCTGACTGTGGTGGATATCAAGAACCTCTTTGGCGAATGTGGGACTGTCAAAGACGTCGAG ATTATAAAGCAACAAAATGGGAAGAGCAGAGGCTTTGCGTTTGTGACAATGGATTCCGGGGAAGAAGCTCAGGCCGTCATTGATAAATTTCACTCTCAT GAGGTGTTGGGTAGGACTATCAGAATTGAGTTTGCAAAGCAATTTAAGAAACCTTCCCCACCGCCCTCCAATCCCCAAATTGGAGAGACACGATATAAGCTTTACGTGTCTAATTTGGGATGGAAAGTAAGATCAAGCCATCTCAGAGATTTTGTCTCTGAAAATTTCAAAGTTCCAGTTTCAGCCAGGGTTGTCTTTAGTGGCCCTTCTGGGAAGTCTGGTGGTTATGGATTTCTTTCTTTTACAACAAAGGAGGAAGCAGAGGCTGCAATTTCTTCTTTGCAAGGGAAG GAATTGATGGGCCGACTAATTAATCTAAAATTTAGTGAGAAGAATGTTGGTGATTCTGGAAGCCAAAATGTTGGTGACTCTGGAAGCCAAAAGGAAGAGGGAGATAGTTTTGAGGGTCAACCTGAAGAATCGTAA
- the LOC126626771 gene encoding RING-H2 finger protein ATL51-like: protein MGSQGSHKTWIPYMNTKDCSQGFCSLYCPQWCYMAVPPPPAFEFPQEDSSSPIFSPLVIAIIGILVSAFLLVSYYTVISKYCGNEDRRRARRENHGQNEEFDDAHTQSIHMPWHITTAGLDEALIKSLTVCKYKKGDGLVEGTDCSVCLSEFEEDESLRLLPKCNHAFHLPCIDTWLKSHSNCPLCRATVVSANASQLPPNAVSESPPLTDRDTLSFAESQGAYENVVTAQDSERGSSQNVEAIHGDHTIPKTSLGLAFSDLGNAEGRDSTIIEIAGDHEVYHQAVRRSVSMDGSSGYRVLVADILRMNDEDDEEDNDIDHVGGSDDVAGSSKQSAGGAGKSSHTKGVLLHCVMSPVAMRRSFSSGRFC, encoded by the coding sequence ATGGGGTCTCAAGGCAGCCATAAGACTTGGATACCATATATGAACACCAAAGATTGTTCCCAAGGCTTTTGTAGTTTGTATTGCCCACAGTGGTGTTACATGGCAGTACCACCCCCACCTGCCTTTGAGTTTCCTCAAGAAGATTCATCATCTCCCATTTTCTCTCCTCTTGTTATTGCAATTATCGGCATTTTGGTCAGTGCTTTTCTTCTTGTGAGCTACTACACCGTAATTTCCAAGTACTGCGGTAACGAGGACCGGAGGAGAGCAAGAAGAGAAAATCATGGCCAGAATGAGGAGTTCGATGACGCTCACACCCAGTCGATCCATATGCCGTGGCATATCACAACGGCTGGCTTAGATGAGGCTTTGATTAAGTCATTAACAGTTTGCAAGTACAAGAAAGGAGATGGATTGGTCGAAGGAACAGATTGTTCGGTTTGTTTGAGtgagtttgaagaagatgagagCCTGAGGTTGTTGCCGAAGTGCAATCATGCTTTCCATCTCCCTTGCATTGATACATGGCTTAAATCTCACTCCAATTGCCCCTTGTGTCGTGCTACCGTAGTTTCTGCAAATGCTTCTCAGTTGCCTCCTAATGCAGTGTCTGAAAGTCCTCCATTAACCGATCGCGATACATTATCATTTGCTGAAAGCCAAGGAGCATATGAAAATGTGGTAACGGCACAAGATTCAGAGAGGGGTTCTTCTCAAAACGTGGAAGCAATACATGGAGATCATACTATTCCGAAGACATCACTGGGACTTGCTTTTAGTGATTTGGGAAATGCAGAGGGGAGAGATAGCACCATCATTGAGATTGCAGGAGATCATGAGGTATATCATCAAGCAGTTAGAAGGTCGGTTTCCATGGACGGTTCAAGTGGGTACCGTGTTTTAGTTGCAGATATTCTTCGCATGAATGACGAAGATGATGAGGAGGACAATGATATTGATCATGTGGGAGGCTCAGATGACGTTGCCGGTTCTTCGAAACAGTCAGCTGGAGGAGCTGGAAAATCTAGCCATACAAAAGGAGTACTCCTGCATTGTGTTATGAGTCCAGTTGCAATGAGGAGATCATTTTCAAGCGGAAGATTCTGTTAA